A region from the Arvicola amphibius chromosome 12, mArvAmp1.2, whole genome shotgun sequence genome encodes:
- the LOC119828136 gene encoding cytochrome b5 type B-like, which translates to MATPEASGSGGNDEGCNPSVTYYWLEEVAKRNSVEESWIVIQGRVYDSFLSELPGGEEVLLEQAGVDAMESFEDVDHSPDAREMLKQYYIGDVHLSDLKPKGGKKDPSKSSTCKSCWAYWILPVVDTILVGFLYHHFTTDSKSS; encoded by the coding sequence ATGGCGACCCCAGAGGCTAGCGGCAGCGGCGGGAATGACGAGGGCTGTAACCCCTCTGTCACCTACTATTGGCTGGAGGAGGTGGCAAAGCGAAACTCCGTGGAGGAGTCGTGGATAGTGATCCAGGGGCGAGTCTACGATAGCTTCCTCAGCGAGCTCCCTGGTGGGGAAGAGGTTCTGCTGGAACAAGCTGGTGTTGATGCAATGGAAAGCTTTGAAGATGTTGACCACTCCCCTGATGCCAGGGAAATGCTAAAGCAGTACTACATTGGTGATGTACATCTGAGTGACCTTAAACCTAAAGGTGGAAAAAAGGATCCTTCAAAAAGCAGTACATGCAAAAGTTGCTGGGCATATTGGATTCTCCCTGTGGTGGACACCATTCTTGTAGGGTTCCTGTATCATCACTTCACGACCGACAGCAAATCCTCCTGA